From Haliotis asinina isolate JCU_RB_2024 chromosome 8, JCU_Hal_asi_v2, whole genome shotgun sequence, a single genomic window includes:
- the LOC137295377 gene encoding calcineurin subunit B type 1 isoform X2, producing the protein MGNENSLPMELCSNFDLDEIKRLGKRFRKLDLDNSGSLSVEEFMSLPELQQNPLVQRVIDIFDTDGNGEVDFKEFIEGISQFSVRGDKESKLRFAFKIYDMDKDGYISNGELFQVLKMMVGNNLKDTQLQQIVDKTIIHADTDGDGKISFEEFCAVVGTMDVHKKMVVDV; encoded by the exons ATG GGAAATGAAAACAGTTTGCCAATGGAGCTTTGCTCCAACT TTGACCTGGATGAAATCAAGAGGCTTGGAAAACGCTTCCGCAAACTCGACTTGGACAATTCCGGATCTTTGAGCGTGGAGGAGTTCATGTCCCTACCAGAGTTGCAGCAAAACCCGCTGGTGCAGAGGGTTATAGACATATTTGACACTGATGGAAATGGGGAGGTAGATTTTAAAG aatTCATCGAAGGTATTTCACAGTTCAGTGTTCGTGGCGACAAGGAGtccaagttaagat TTGCATTCAAGATATACGACATGGACAAAGATGGGTACATCTCGAATGGAGAGTTGTTCCAAGTCCTTAAGATGATGGTGGGCAACAACTTGAAGGATACACAGCTCCAGCAGATAGTGGACAAGACGATTATCCATGCAGACACTGATGGCGATGGCAAAATCTCATTTGAAGAATTCTGTGCT GTTGTAGGAACTATGGAtgttcataagaaaatggtggTTGACGTATAG
- the LOC137295377 gene encoding calcineurin subunit B type 1 isoform X1 — protein sequence MGNENSLPMELCSNFDLDEIKRLGKRFRKLDLDNSGSLSVEEFMSLPELQQNPLVQRVIDIFDTDGNGEVDFKEFIEGISQFSVRGDKESKLRCMFAFKIYDMDKDGYISNGELFQVLKMMVGNNLKDTQLQQIVDKTIIHADTDGDGKISFEEFCAVVGTMDVHKKMVVDV from the exons ATG GGAAATGAAAACAGTTTGCCAATGGAGCTTTGCTCCAACT TTGACCTGGATGAAATCAAGAGGCTTGGAAAACGCTTCCGCAAACTCGACTTGGACAATTCCGGATCTTTGAGCGTGGAGGAGTTCATGTCCCTACCAGAGTTGCAGCAAAACCCGCTGGTGCAGAGGGTTATAGACATATTTGACACTGATGGAAATGGGGAGGTAGATTTTAAAG aatTCATCGAAGGTATTTCACAGTTCAGTGTTCGTGGCGACAAGGAGtccaagttaagatgtatgt TTGCATTCAAGATATACGACATGGACAAAGATGGGTACATCTCGAATGGAGAGTTGTTCCAAGTCCTTAAGATGATGGTGGGCAACAACTTGAAGGATACACAGCTCCAGCAGATAGTGGACAAGACGATTATCCATGCAGACACTGATGGCGATGGCAAAATCTCATTTGAAGAATTCTGTGCT GTTGTAGGAACTATGGAtgttcataagaaaatggtggTTGACGTATAG